A genomic stretch from Edaphobacter aggregans includes:
- the hpnH gene encoding adenosyl-hopene transferase HpnH encodes MAVPVSQAWTVATYVLKQKLMGRKRYPLVLMLEPLFRCNLACAGCGKIQYPAHILKTDLSPEECFKAVEECGTPMVSIPGGEPLLHPQMPEIVAGLVARKKYVYMCTNALLLKEKLHLFKPSKYLSFSVHVDGQREHHDFSVCREGGYDIAMEGVRAAVAAGFRVTTNTTLFDGADPNSVRAHFDELMEVGVESMMVSPGYTYDKAPDQNHFLGKAKSRRMFRAILSNRKKSWRFNTHPLFSEFLMGKQNFECTPWGMPTFSIFGWQKPCYLLQDGYADTFQELMETTNWQNYGAKSGNPQCANCMVHSGHEASAVDYNFGSLKGFLITAKKYMFPSTYPDEGAMKLLNEWRPEHASPLVQIKASAGTANNELQSVSGD; translated from the coding sequence ATGGCAGTTCCAGTCTCGCAAGCTTGGACAGTTGCAACGTACGTTTTAAAACAGAAATTGATGGGCCGGAAGAGGTATCCGCTCGTGCTGATGCTCGAACCGCTCTTCCGCTGCAACCTGGCTTGCGCCGGCTGCGGCAAGATCCAGTATCCGGCACATATCCTGAAGACCGACCTGTCGCCCGAAGAGTGCTTCAAGGCAGTCGAAGAGTGCGGTACGCCGATGGTCTCGATTCCTGGCGGAGAGCCTCTGCTGCATCCTCAGATGCCGGAGATTGTTGCCGGTCTAGTTGCGCGCAAGAAGTACGTCTACATGTGCACCAACGCCCTGCTGTTGAAAGAGAAGCTGCACCTCTTCAAGCCGAGCAAGTATCTTTCGTTTTCCGTTCACGTCGACGGCCAGCGCGAGCATCATGACTTCTCCGTCTGTCGAGAGGGTGGGTACGATATCGCGATGGAGGGAGTTCGTGCTGCGGTTGCGGCAGGATTCCGCGTTACTACGAACACGACGCTCTTCGATGGTGCCGACCCCAACTCCGTGCGCGCACACTTTGACGAGTTGATGGAAGTTGGTGTCGAGAGCATGATGGTCTCGCCCGGCTACACCTACGACAAGGCTCCTGACCAGAATCATTTTCTGGGCAAGGCGAAGTCGCGCAGGATGTTTCGCGCCATCCTTTCCAACCGTAAGAAGTCCTGGCGCTTCAATACGCATCCGCTCTTCTCCGAGTTTCTGATGGGCAAGCAGAACTTCGAATGCACACCTTGGGGCATGCCGACGTTTTCGATCTTCGGCTGGCAGAAGCCGTGCTATTTGCTACAGGATGGTTACGCCGATACGTTCCAGGAACTGATGGAAACGACGAACTGGCAGAACTACGGTGCAAAGAGCGGCAATCCACAGTGTGCTAACTGCATGGTTCACTCCGGACACGAGGCCTCAGCAGTGGATTACAACTTCGGCTCATTGAAGGGGTTCCTGATTACAGCAAAGAAATACATGTTCCCATCGACCTATCCAGACGAGGGCGCGATGAAGCTGTTGAACGAGTGGCGGCCAGAACATGCCAGCCCGCTGGTCCAGATTAAGGCCTCTGCCGGTACGGCCAACAATGAACTGCAGTCAGTTTCAGGAGATTAG
- the hpnA gene encoding hopanoid-associated sugar epimerase — MRVFITGATGFVGAHVARKYASEGASLRLLTRQTSRLDALAGLDAETVVGDLREPEKLRSALTGCDALVHVAADYRLWVRDPQQMYAANVDGTRELLRLARETGVRRVVYTSSVATMGFKSDGTIVNEDTPVSIVDMIGHYKRSKFLGEQEAIKAAKAGQYVMILNPTTPIGPGDAKPTPTGRIIADFLNKKFPAYVDTGLNLVDVAEVARMHVEALDHGTPGERYILGGENLTLKQILDRMSAITGLPSPTMKVPHSVAMAFAFFDETFTGKMLGKEPRATVEAVRMGKKMMFATSMKAERDLGFKVLPIYNALRSAIEWFVANDYAPPFSKPTL; from the coding sequence GTGCGCGTATTTATTACGGGAGCGACGGGCTTCGTCGGGGCTCATGTGGCCCGAAAGTATGCGTCCGAGGGCGCAAGCCTTCGTTTATTAACCAGGCAGACGAGCAGGCTGGATGCACTGGCAGGTCTCGATGCAGAGACCGTGGTAGGCGATTTGCGCGAGCCGGAGAAGCTGCGCTCCGCACTTACGGGATGCGATGCGTTGGTTCATGTCGCCGCCGACTACCGGCTGTGGGTGCGCGATCCGCAGCAGATGTACGCCGCTAACGTCGATGGGACTCGCGAATTGCTCCGGCTGGCGCGTGAGACCGGCGTACGGCGCGTGGTATACACGTCGAGCGTCGCCACCATGGGGTTCAAATCCGACGGGACGATAGTGAACGAGGACACGCCCGTCTCGATCGTCGATATGATCGGCCATTACAAGCGGTCGAAGTTTCTCGGCGAGCAGGAGGCCATTAAAGCTGCAAAGGCCGGACAGTATGTGATGATTCTGAATCCGACCACACCCATCGGTCCCGGTGACGCGAAGCCCACGCCGACAGGTCGAATCATCGCCGACTTCCTGAATAAGAAGTTTCCTGCCTATGTAGATACAGGCCTCAACCTTGTTGACGTCGCTGAGGTGGCACGGATGCATGTTGAAGCTCTGGACCACGGAACTCCGGGCGAGCGGTACATCCTCGGCGGTGAGAATCTGACCCTCAAGCAAATTCTCGACCGTATGTCCGCGATCACCGGCCTCCCTTCGCCGACCATGAAAGTGCCGCATTCCGTTGCGATGGCGTTTGCTTTCTTTGACGAGACATTTACAGGCAAAATGCTAGGCAAAGAGCCGCGCGCTACAGTTGAGGCTGTGCGCATGGGGAAGAAGATGATGTTCGCCACCTCGATGAAAGCTGAACGCGACCTCGGCTTCAAGGTGCTACCAATCTACAACGCGCTGCGCTCCGCAATCGAATGGTTCGTCGCTAACGACTATGCTCCTCCTTTCTCCAAGCCCACCCTATGA
- a CDS encoding zinc-dependent dehydrogenase, translating into MSTDQNQQDLTVPTTMRAAVYHGVNDVRVETIPVPEISPGEVLVKIHTCGICGTDLKKIHTGSHSAPRVFGHEMSGTIVRVGEGVTGFAIGDRVMAYHHIPCGECYYCRKQTFAQCEVYKRVGCTAGFAPSGGGFAEYIRVMDWIVRRGLVKIPDGIPFEQAAFIEPVNTCYKAIQLLNLQSDETVLVIGQGSIGILLAALARKTGATVLTSDLYPERHAVAARFGLDHPLDARGDVVAAAKAVTEGRGADVALLAVGGDALIKIAMNAIRPGGRVMLFAATQHGESPFDPAAVCMDEKTLMGSYSSSVAINDEVAQLVLDGYDNGFDLTQLISHRFSIEDAVAAIELASHPQADSLKIVIQPSTNLVSAS; encoded by the coding sequence ATGTCAACAGATCAGAACCAGCAAGACCTTACAGTTCCCACAACTATGCGTGCAGCCGTCTACCACGGCGTTAATGATGTGCGCGTTGAAACGATTCCAGTTCCTGAAATCAGCCCTGGAGAAGTGTTGGTTAAGATTCATACCTGTGGGATCTGTGGGACCGACCTCAAGAAAATTCACACGGGTTCGCACAGCGCGCCGCGTGTCTTTGGGCACGAGATGTCGGGAACAATTGTTCGGGTGGGTGAAGGTGTCACAGGCTTCGCGATTGGCGATCGGGTGATGGCTTATCACCACATCCCTTGCGGCGAGTGTTACTACTGTCGCAAACAGACGTTCGCGCAGTGCGAGGTCTATAAGAGGGTCGGTTGCACTGCTGGGTTTGCCCCTTCGGGTGGTGGCTTTGCGGAGTACATTCGTGTAATGGATTGGATCGTCCGGCGCGGGTTGGTGAAGATACCCGACGGTATTCCCTTCGAGCAAGCGGCCTTTATCGAGCCGGTGAATACCTGCTACAAGGCGATCCAGTTGCTCAATCTTCAGTCTGACGAGACCGTGTTGGTCATCGGCCAGGGTTCGATTGGGATTCTTCTCGCAGCGCTGGCAAGAAAGACTGGCGCGACGGTGCTTACCAGCGACTTATATCCTGAGCGTCACGCTGTTGCTGCAAGATTTGGCCTTGATCATCCGCTCGATGCACGAGGCGATGTCGTGGCGGCTGCTAAAGCAGTTACTGAAGGTCGCGGCGCTGACGTAGCTCTGCTTGCAGTAGGGGGCGACGCGCTCATCAAGATTGCAATGAATGCGATTCGACCCGGTGGGCGCGTGATGCTCTTCGCGGCGACGCAACACGGTGAGTCTCCGTTCGATCCTGCGGCCGTATGCATGGACGAGAAGACCCTTATGGGGTCCTACAGTTCATCGGTGGCGATCAACGACGAGGTTGCGCAGTTGGTGCTCGATGGTTATGACAATGGCTTTGACCTGACGCAGCTAATCTCTCACAGGTTTTCGATTGAGGATGCTGTGGCAGCAATTGAGCTGGCCTCTCACCCGCAGGCTGATTCGTTGAAGATCGTCATTCAACCTTCGACTAATCTCGTGTCCGCTTCTTGA
- a CDS encoding phosphorylase, with amino-acid sequence MKECPAIIAALPREVKHLVRGWKREHLPGKIHAYTNDFAVVVCAGMGPARATLAVQAAMSLKPVTALLCVGVAGACDPSLAVGDVVKAGVVVDTQSGERFTDSPFRQVLVSTPAIASVREKQRLHASYGAAAVDMEAATVARIAQAHDLAFHAIKAISDDASFELHELARFATDDGQFREAAFAAHALLRPQLWSKLIQLAGNSKRAINALTKELESQLDWYRRSA; translated from the coding sequence ATGAAAGAGTGTCCCGCCATCATCGCCGCGTTGCCCCGCGAGGTGAAGCATCTGGTACGAGGCTGGAAGCGGGAGCACCTACCTGGCAAGATCCATGCCTATACCAACGATTTTGCGGTTGTCGTCTGCGCTGGCATGGGACCTGCACGCGCCACACTTGCCGTTCAGGCGGCGATGTCGCTTAAGCCTGTAACGGCGCTGCTCTGCGTAGGTGTTGCAGGTGCGTGCGATCCGTCCCTCGCTGTAGGAGACGTCGTTAAGGCAGGTGTTGTCGTAGACACACAGTCGGGCGAACGATTCACAGACTCGCCGTTCAGGCAGGTGTTGGTCAGTACGCCAGCCATCGCCAGTGTTCGGGAAAAGCAACGACTCCATGCCTCGTATGGCGCTGCTGCCGTCGATATGGAGGCTGCAACCGTGGCGCGAATCGCTCAAGCGCACGATCTTGCATTTCATGCGATCAAGGCCATCTCCGACGACGCGTCCTTCGAGCTTCATGAACTTGCTCGTTTTGCTACAGATGACGGCCAGTTTCGCGAGGCAGCATTTGCTGCACATGCGCTTCTGCGTCCACAGCTTTGGAGCAAACTGATACAGCTTGCAGGCAATAGCAAGCGTGCGATCAATGCCCTGACGAAGGAGCTTGAATCGCAGCTAGACTGGTATAGGCGGAGCGCTTAA